The DNA window ACATGGAGAGCCCCGCGACCGCAGCGCCGAGCAGGGCACCGACCCCGACCGCGAGCAGCGCCTCGGCGGAGAGCACACCGAGCACCTGGCCGCGCCCGGCACCGGTCAGCCGGAGCACCCGTAGCTCGGCACGACGGGCCGCGGTCGCCATCAGCAGGGTGTTGCCGACCGCGATGCCGGTGTATCCGGCACTCAGGCCGATCAGCGCCCACAGGAACAGATCCACCAGTCGCCCCTCCTCGTCGACCTCCCGTTGCGCGTACTCCTCGACCGGCAACACCTCTCCCCCGGCCGCCGCCGTCGCCGTCCCGTCCAGGACGACCAGGTTGGTGAGAGCGTCGGGATCGTGCGCGCGGACCAGCTCGTGCGGCAGGACCACGGGCGCTTCGGCCTCCGGGTCGACGGCGCGGACCGGCAGCTCGGCACGGGTGCCGTCGGCCAGGCGCAGGGCGACCGTGCGGCCCGTCGTGACGCCCAGCTCGGAGGCGGTCTCGGGGTTCAGCACGACGGCCCCGGCGGGATCAGCGGCCTCACCCGTGTGATCTCGCTCGGTGCGGGTGAGGCCCACGGCGTCGTACCCGGTCGTGGTCGTGCCCACGGTGACCAGCACGCGCGTCTCCAGGCGGGACGACCCCGGGTGAGCCGCGACCGCGGCCTCGGAGAGCCCCGGTGTGCCGCTCGGCACCAGCAGGTCGGCTGCCGGGTACTCCGCGGCCGCGTCGATGCCGGCCGCCTCCTCGATCGTCGCGATCATGCCGGTGAGCAGCACGGTCAACCCGACGGTGGCGAGCACGGGCGCGGCCGTGGAGGCGACGCGGCGTACTCCGGTGAGCGTGCCCTCGCGAACCAGCATGCCTGTCGCTGACCGCCGCCACGGCGCCGCGACCACCCGCACCAGCGGTCCGATCACCACCGGGGACAGCATCGCACCCGCGGTGATCAGCAGCATCGCGGCACCCAGCCCGGCAGTCGTCTTCGTCTCGTCGGGCAGGGACGGCATCACCGCCAGCACCGCGCCACCGCCCGCCGCGCTCAGAAGGCCGGCCACCCACCGGGACACCGGCATCGGACGGGGATCGACGGCGGCTTCCCGCAGCGCGTCCAGCGGCGGGATCGTGGACGCTCGGCGGGCTGCCACGATCACACCCGCCAGCGCGGCGAGGACGCCGACGAGAGCGGCGCCGGTCATCGCCAGGGGCTGCTGGGTCGCCGTGAAACCCGCCGGCTCAAGACCGTTCTCGACCATCGGCCCGGCCAGCAGTGGCGCGCCGAGCGCACCGAGCGGGGCGCCGACGACGCCGGCAGCCAGGGCGATCAGGGTGGTCTCCGCGTACATCATCCGGCGCACCTGGCCCGGCGTCGCGCCGACCGCGCGCAGAAGTCCCAGCTCGCGCCGCCGCTGCGCGGCGCTCAGCGCACATGTCGAGGAGACCACGAAGATCGTCGCGAACGCACCGAGCGTGACGAGCGCGATCAGCAACTGTGCGCCGATCCACCGGATCCGGCTGACACTGGCCGGCTCCAGCTGATCACGATCTCGGCCGGTCAGGACACTGCCGGCCGGCCCGACCAGCGCCTGCGCCGCTGCCGCCACCCGCTCTTCGCTGCCGGTCAAAGTCAGGCCGATCAGCGGTACGCCGGAAGCGCGCCCCAGAGCCTCGGCGTCCGCCACGAAGTATCCGGCCATCGAGCCGGCGCCGGTGAAGCGACCGCCGTCGATCACGGTCCCGGTGACCGTCCACGTCTCCGGGCCCCGGGCCGTGAGCACCTCGATCCTCTCGCCCGGTGCGGCCCCCGCCATCGCGACCTCGCCGGCTCTCGCCGGGGCCCGGCCACGCTCGAGCCGGTAGCCACCGAGAACCGCCGACGACCAGGCGTGCCCATCGGACCGGGCGGCGTCCGGGTCGTCCACCGCTGTGCCGTCACGCAGCCGCTGGACGTAGAAGGACGGATCCGGGACGGCGGCCTGGACGCCCGGCAGGGCAGCCAGCTCACGGGCCAGCGCTGTCGCCTCGTCGGCGGTCCACGCCGGGCGTTCCGGTTCGCCGTAGTCGTTCGTCCCGGTCGATGGCGGCTGGACCAGCACCGGCGAGCTCGCGAGCCGGGCCGGAGCCTGCGGAAGCGAGCTGAGCTGCAGCGTCCCCGCGGCGGCCAGGATCGCCACCCCCAGCGCAACCGCGACGAACGTGCCGGCGAAGCTCGCGAACCGGTGCCGGACCGTCGCCCAGACCGTGCTCATCGCGCCACCTCATCGGTGAGCGGGCCGAAGCCGTTTCCGTGACCGAAGCCGGCGCCGTGACCCACCACGCTGCCGTGATCAGCACGGCCACCGCCACGACTGGAGCGGTGGGCGGACTCCAGGCGAGCGGTGCGGACCGCGATGACCTCCGCATCC is part of the Actinoplanes missouriensis 431 genome and encodes:
- a CDS encoding ABC transporter permease, whose amino-acid sequence is MSTVWATVRHRFASFAGTFVAVALGVAILAAAGTLQLSSLPQAPARLASSPVLVQPPSTGTNDYGEPERPAWTADEATALARELAALPGVQAAVPDPSFYVQRLRDGTAVDDPDAARSDGHAWSSAVLGGYRLERGRAPARAGEVAMAGAAPGERIEVLTARGPETWTVTGTVIDGGRFTGAGSMAGYFVADAEALGRASGVPLIGLTLTGSEERVAAAAQALVGPAGSVLTGRDRDQLEPASVSRIRWIGAQLLIALVTLGAFATIFVVSSTCALSAAQRRRELGLLRAVGATPGQVRRMMYAETTLIALAAGVVGAPLGALGAPLLAGPMVENGLEPAGFTATQQPLAMTGAALVGVLAALAGVIVAARRASTIPPLDALREAAVDPRPMPVSRWVAGLLSAAGGGAVLAVMPSLPDETKTTAGLGAAMLLITAGAMLSPVVIGPLVRVVAAPWRRSATGMLVREGTLTGVRRVASTAAPVLATVGLTVLLTGMIATIEEAAGIDAAAEYPAADLLVPSGTPGLSEAAVAAHPGSSRLETRVLVTVGTTTTGYDAVGLTRTERDHTGEAADPAGAVVLNPETASELGVTTGRTVALRLADGTRAELPVRAVDPEAEAPVVLPHELVRAHDPDALTNLVVLDGTATAAAGGEVLPVEEYAQREVDEEGRLVDLFLWALIGLSAGYTGIAVGNTLLMATAARRAELRVLRLTGAGRGQVLGVLSAEALLAVGVGALLGAAVAGLSMFGIRAALESELGHDIALVIPWGAGTAVTVGCAVVAVLATAVPAPRRGRAA